A window of the Blastocatellia bacterium genome harbors these coding sequences:
- a CDS encoding M48 family metallopeptidase, whose protein sequence is MKFRNKVSGRIVATALVWMLLAGPAAVLARDSEKKSDDAKPAPLKKTEPLKDKENPELIGKRDINKGSLDFYSNDKEVALGRQLAAEIDREAKFINDPVIGEYINRVGQNIVLHSDAKIPFTIKVIDSADVNAFALPGGFLYVNSGLILAADNESEIAGVMAHEIAHVAARHGVEQASKGRLFQYLSIPLIFVGGPLGAIAQNAVNILVPLSFLKFSRGAEEEADLLGLQYMWASGYDPTSMLSFFEKLKTREKKKPGTLEKIFSTHPATGDRIQKAHQMLVRFPDRDEYTITTSEFNNVKAKLLAITNQAKLNGDGSPTLRRKPTLKRNDGDQPADAEPKDKPTLRRKPDSGN, encoded by the coding sequence ATGAAGTTCAGAAATAAGGTGTCCGGGCGCATTGTCGCCACGGCGCTCGTGTGGATGCTGTTGGCCGGGCCGGCGGCAGTCCTGGCGCGCGACAGCGAAAAGAAGAGCGACGACGCGAAACCCGCGCCGCTCAAGAAAACCGAGCCGCTCAAAGATAAAGAGAACCCGGAACTGATCGGCAAGCGCGACATCAACAAGGGCAGCCTCGACTTTTATTCCAACGACAAAGAAGTGGCGCTCGGCCGCCAATTAGCCGCCGAGATTGACCGCGAGGCGAAGTTCATCAACGACCCGGTCATCGGCGAATACATCAACCGCGTCGGCCAGAACATCGTCCTGCACTCGGACGCCAAGATTCCGTTTACCATCAAGGTCATCGATTCGGCGGACGTCAATGCGTTCGCGTTGCCGGGCGGCTTCCTCTACGTCAACAGCGGCTTGATTCTGGCCGCCGACAACGAGTCGGAGATTGCCGGGGTGATGGCGCACGAGATCGCCCACGTCGCGGCACGCCACGGCGTCGAGCAGGCATCGAAAGGCCGCCTGTTTCAATACCTGTCGATCCCGCTGATCTTCGTCGGCGGGCCGCTCGGCGCGATTGCCCAGAATGCCGTCAACATCCTGGTGCCGCTGTCGTTTCTGAAGTTCAGCCGCGGCGCTGAAGAAGAGGCCGACCTTCTCGGCTTGCAGTACATGTGGGCGTCGGGCTATGACCCGACCTCCATGCTGAGCTTCTTTGAAAAACTGAAGACCAGAGAGAAGAAGAAGCCCGGCACGCTTGAAAAGATTTTCAGCACGCACCCGGCGACCGGCGACCGCATTCAGAAAGCCCACCAGATGTTGGTGCGCTTCCCCGACCGCGACGAGTACACGATCACGACCTCTGAGTTCAACAACGTCAAGGCAAAGCTGCTGGCGATTACCAATCAGGCCAAGCTCAACGGCGACGGCAGCCCGACCTTGCGCCGCAAGCCGACGCTCAAGCGTAACGACGGCGACCAGCCTGCGGACGCCGAGCCGAAGGACAAGCCGACGCTCAGGCGCAAGCCCGATAGCGGCAATTAA
- a CDS encoding nitrate reductase yields the protein MKETRDSIADVWGERTPFKSSHWRIRVDENTTEEPDRWVQSACVLCSTGCALDIGVKDGRIVGVRGRKEDRVNRGRLGPKGLHGWVANHSNERLLRPLVRRDGRLVESSWDEAMELVVARSKELIEKYTGHAIGFYNTGQLFLEEYYTLSIMGDAGVKTVHMDGNTRLCTATAAMALMESFGSDGDPGSYTDFDVTDAIFHIGHNIACTQTVLWMRILDRRHGSNPPKLVVVDPRRTPTAKEADLHIAPRVGSNLPLMNGLLHLIIKAGNIDREFIDAHTVGFAGLEEMVAKFPANRVSELTGVPVKQLEEAAEILGTTPTLVSTVLQGVYQSMQATASAVQVNNLHLIRGLIGKPGSTVFQMNGQPTAQNTRECGANGELVAFRNFKNPDHVADLARIWNVDPEVIPHHLPPTHAMKIFRYAEEGSIKMLWIVCTNPAVSLPELKRIRTILGKDDLFVVVQDAFLTETAALADVVLPAAIWGEKTGCFTNADRTVHISHKAIEPPGEARPDLDIFLHYAERMDFRDKDGAPLIKWRTPEEAFAAFKEVTRGRPCDYTGLSYEKLSQGSGIQWPCNDEHPEGKERLYEDGVFNTSADYCEIYGHDIMTGAEVPPEQYRAEDPQGRAVIKAADYVPPVEEPDEDYPLWLTTGRVVYHFHTRTKTARSAALDFAAPDPFVQVSEADAADYEIKDGDMVEVETRRGKVQAAARVGDIEPGHVFIPFHYGYWDHEGQPRAANELTITAWDPVSKQPHFKFAAARLRKL from the coding sequence ATGAAAGAGACACGTGACAGCATTGCAGATGTCTGGGGCGAACGGACGCCGTTTAAGAGCAGCCACTGGCGCATCCGAGTTGATGAGAACACCACGGAAGAGCCTGACCGCTGGGTGCAGTCGGCCTGCGTGCTCTGTTCGACGGGGTGCGCGCTCGACATCGGCGTCAAAGATGGCCGCATCGTCGGCGTCCGCGGTCGCAAAGAGGATCGCGTCAACCGCGGGCGGCTCGGCCCCAAGGGCTTGCACGGCTGGGTCGCCAACCACAGCAACGAGCGGCTCCTGCGCCCGCTCGTGCGCCGCGATGGCCGGCTCGTCGAATCGAGTTGGGACGAGGCGATGGAGCTAGTCGTCGCGCGCTCGAAAGAGCTGATCGAGAAGTACACGGGCCACGCAATCGGCTTCTACAACACCGGGCAGCTTTTTCTTGAAGAGTATTACACGCTCTCGATCATGGGCGACGCGGGGGTCAAGACCGTACACATGGATGGCAACACGCGGCTGTGTACGGCGACCGCGGCCATGGCGTTGATGGAATCGTTCGGCTCGGACGGCGACCCCGGCTCGTACACGGACTTTGACGTCACCGACGCCATCTTCCACATCGGCCACAACATCGCCTGCACACAGACGGTGCTATGGATGCGCATCCTCGACCGCCGGCACGGCAGCAACCCGCCGAAGCTCGTCGTCGTAGACCCGCGCCGGACGCCGACGGCGAAAGAAGCCGACTTGCACATCGCGCCGCGCGTCGGCTCGAACCTGCCGCTGATGAATGGCCTGCTCCACTTGATTATCAAGGCCGGCAACATTGACCGCGAGTTCATTGACGCGCACACGGTCGGCTTCGCCGGGCTTGAAGAGATGGTCGCCAAGTTCCCTGCCAACCGCGTCAGCGAACTGACCGGCGTGCCGGTCAAGCAACTCGAAGAAGCAGCGGAAATACTCGGCACGACGCCGACGCTCGTGTCTACAGTGTTGCAGGGCGTCTACCAATCGATGCAGGCGACGGCTTCAGCCGTGCAGGTCAACAACCTGCACTTGATCCGCGGCCTGATCGGCAAGCCGGGCAGCACCGTCTTTCAGATGAACGGCCAGCCGACGGCGCAGAACACCCGCGAGTGCGGCGCCAACGGCGAGCTGGTGGCCTTCCGCAATTTCAAGAACCCCGACCACGTCGCCGACCTCGCGCGCATCTGGAACGTAGACCCGGAGGTGATCCCGCACCACCTGCCGCCGACGCATGCGATGAAGATTTTCCGTTATGCCGAAGAAGGCTCGATCAAGATGCTCTGGATCGTCTGCACCAACCCGGCGGTGTCGCTGCCTGAGCTGAAGCGCATCCGCACGATCCTCGGCAAAGACGACCTCTTCGTGGTCGTGCAGGACGCCTTCTTGACCGAGACGGCGGCGCTCGCCGACGTCGTCCTGCCGGCGGCGATCTGGGGCGAGAAGACCGGCTGCTTCACCAACGCCGACCGCACGGTGCACATCTCGCACAAAGCCATCGAGCCGCCAGGCGAGGCGCGGCCCGACCTCGACATCTTCCTCCACTACGCCGAGCGCATGGACTTTCGCGACAAGGACGGCGCGCCGCTCATCAAGTGGCGCACCCCTGAAGAGGCGTTCGCGGCTTTCAAAGAAGTCACGCGGGGCCGCCCCTGTGACTACACCGGCTTGAGCTACGAAAAGCTCAGCCAGGGGTCGGGCATCCAGTGGCCGTGTAACGACGAGCACCCCGAAGGCAAGGAGCGATTGTACGAAGACGGCGTCTTCAACACGAGCGCCGACTACTGCGAAATTTATGGCCACGACATCATGACCGGCGCGGAAGTCCCTCCCGAACAGTACCGCGCCGAAGACCCGCAAGGCCGCGCCGTCATCAAGGCCGCCGACTACGTGCCGCCGGTCGAAGAGCCGGATGAAGATTACCCGCTATGGCTGACCACGGGGCGCGTCGTCTACCACTTTCACACGCGGACGAAGACGGCGCGCTCGGCGGCGCTCGACTTCGCGGCGCCCGACCCGTTCGTGCAGGTCTCGGAAGCTGACGCCGCGGATTATGAAATCAAAGATGGCGACATGGTCGAAGTCGAGACCCGCCGCGGCAAGGTGCAGGCCGCGGCGCGCGTCGGCGACATCGAGCCGGGTCACGTCTTCATCCCTTTCCACTATGGCTACTGGGATCACGAGGGGCAACCGCGGGCCGCCAACGAGCTGACGATCACCGCCTGGGACCCGGTCAGCAAGCAGCCGCACTTCAAGTTCGCGGCGGCGCGCCTACGCAAGCTCTAA
- a CDS encoding molybdopterin oxidoreductase translates to MQVAKYIGMTEASEQQLADAFLLVANRHERDPGVRDMCKQLCDWTRAHVERLKSLEARFGKQPSEGPERVRSALFHGVRVGGLGLLRDLQDLALLGHQSHICWTSLSQAANSLHDKDLVAACDTALAEVERQLAWIDSQIKHTAPQALIVTPDSGARFDQDGG, encoded by the coding sequence ATGCAGGTCGCAAAATACATCGGGATGACCGAAGCCAGCGAGCAGCAGCTCGCCGACGCCTTTCTGCTGGTGGCCAACCGCCACGAGCGCGACCCCGGCGTGCGCGACATGTGCAAGCAGCTATGCGACTGGACGCGTGCCCACGTCGAGCGGCTCAAGTCTCTCGAAGCGCGCTTCGGCAAGCAGCCGAGCGAAGGGCCTGAGCGCGTGCGTAGCGCGCTCTTTCACGGCGTGCGGGTCGGCGGTCTGGGGTTGCTGCGCGACTTGCAAGACCTGGCGCTGCTCGGCCATCAATCGCACATCTGCTGGACTTCGCTTTCGCAGGCCGCCAATTCCTTGCACGACAAAGACCTCGTAGCGGCCTGCGACACCGCGCTCGCTGAAGTCGAGCGCCAGCTCGCATGGATTGATTCGCAGATTAAGCACACCGCGCCGCAGGCGTTGATCGTCACGCCGGACAGTGGGGCCCGGTTCGATCAAGACGGCGGCTGA
- a CDS encoding haloacid dehalogenase-like hydrolase — MTTDHLRVILFDIDGTLIRAVRRPEYRGRIRQMLIDQFGTCGRISEVDFGGKTDLAIYREALECEGFTAEQIRERLPRLEATMVEILEEMAATGEVFRLCEGVGPLLDALAADARFVTSLLTGNVEKLAEAKLRSVGIWSYFKGRGAFGSDAEERDHLPEIAAARIQEHFGVTLAPDRFVIVGDTPRDIKCARHFGARVVAVASGFNALDQLAAHRPDALLADLSDTASVINLLAEI; from the coding sequence ATGACTACTGACCACCTGCGCGTCATCCTTTTCGACATTGATGGCACACTGATTCGCGCTGTGCGCCGGCCCGAGTATCGCGGGCGCATCCGGCAGATGTTGATCGATCAATTCGGCACCTGCGGGCGCATCAGTGAAGTCGATTTCGGCGGCAAGACCGATCTGGCCATCTACCGCGAAGCGCTCGAATGCGAGGGCTTCACGGCGGAGCAGATCCGCGAGCGGCTGCCACGGCTCGAAGCGACGATGGTCGAAATCCTTGAAGAGATGGCGGCGACCGGCGAAGTCTTTCGCCTCTGCGAAGGGGTCGGCCCATTGCTTGACGCGCTCGCCGCGGATGCGCGCTTTGTGACGAGCCTGCTGACCGGCAATGTCGAGAAGCTGGCCGAGGCGAAGCTGCGCAGCGTCGGCATCTGGTCATACTTCAAAGGGCGCGGCGCGTTTGGCAGCGACGCCGAGGAGCGCGACCACCTGCCGGAGATTGCCGCGGCGCGCATTCAGGAACACTTCGGCGTGACGCTTGCGCCCGACCGCTTTGTGATCGTCGGCGATACGCCGCGCGACATCAAGTGCGCCCGGCACTTTGGTGCGCGGGTGGTGGCTGTCGCCTCAGGGTTTAATGCGCTCGATCAACTTGCCGCGCACCGCCCCGACGCGCTGCTTGCGGACTTGAGCGACACCGCTTCAGTTATCAATCTGCTCGCGGAAATTTGA
- the ychF gene encoding redox-regulated ATPase YchF, producing MKVGLVGFAGSGKTTIFNTLTGLAAEVGGYGAKEKANVGVIKVPDHRVDALANLFNPKKKTFAEISFVDVAGPPTESGERSEGGLDPKLVQHMRDVDALVHVVRGFDNPMLLQDADPLRDIRGFDDELMLTDLVQIENRIQRLKKEKGKEREAELMVQLKAALEDERPLRDLELAHEDLTLVAGFRFLSLKPLLLLLNVDETNAAGEVPPGVVEVAKAKNLSVIAMAGKVEMEIAQLDAEEQREFLSDLGIKEPARDRFIRAAYARLDLISFLTAGEDECRAWSIKRGTHAQKAAGTIHSDIERGFIRGEVVRFEDLIALGSEAKCREQGKLRLEGKDYVVQDGDVVHFRFNV from the coding sequence ATGAAAGTTGGACTCGTAGGATTCGCAGGGTCGGGAAAGACGACCATCTTTAATACGCTCACAGGGCTGGCGGCCGAGGTCGGCGGCTACGGCGCGAAAGAGAAAGCCAACGTCGGCGTCATCAAAGTTCCCGACCACAGGGTTGACGCGCTGGCCAACCTCTTCAACCCGAAAAAGAAGACGTTTGCCGAAATCAGCTTCGTTGACGTCGCCGGGCCGCCGACGGAAAGCGGCGAGCGCTCGGAAGGCGGGCTTGACCCGAAGCTCGTGCAGCACATGCGCGACGTAGACGCCCTGGTTCATGTCGTGCGCGGCTTCGACAATCCGATGCTCTTGCAGGATGCCGACCCGCTGCGCGACATCCGCGGCTTTGACGACGAGCTGATGCTGACCGACCTGGTGCAGATCGAGAATCGCATCCAGCGGCTCAAGAAAGAGAAGGGCAAAGAGCGCGAGGCCGAGTTGATGGTGCAGCTCAAAGCCGCCCTCGAAGACGAGCGCCCGCTGCGCGACCTGGAGCTTGCGCACGAAGACTTGACGCTCGTCGCCGGCTTCCGCTTCTTGAGCCTGAAGCCGCTGCTGCTGCTGTTGAACGTCGATGAGACCAACGCCGCCGGCGAGGTGCCGCCGGGCGTTGTCGAAGTCGCGAAAGCGAAAAATCTCAGCGTCATCGCCATGGCCGGCAAGGTCGAGATGGAGATTGCGCAGCTCGACGCCGAAGAACAGCGCGAGTTTTTAAGCGACCTCGGCATCAAGGAACCGGCGCGCGACCGCTTCATTCGCGCCGCGTATGCGCGGCTCGACCTGATCAGCTTCCTGACTGCCGGCGAAGACGAATGCCGCGCCTGGTCAATCAAACGCGGCACCCATGCCCAGAAGGCCGCCGGCACGATTCATTCCGACATCGAGCGCGGCTTCATCCGCGGCGAGGTCGTGCGCTTTGAAGACCTGATCGCGCTGGGCAGCGAGGCGAAGTGCCGCGAGCAGGGCAAGCTGCGGCTCGAAGGCAAAGACTACGTCGTGCAGGACGGCGACGTCGTCCACTTCCGCTTTAATGTGTGA
- a CDS encoding type II toxin-antitoxin system VapC family toxin — MNYVVDTNVLLRSVQSKHSMQRDAYMAIATLRSQGERLCLTSQNVIEAWAVATRPLAYNGLGMTIEQAARQFGRIKRFFAILPDNPAILAEWERLVVHYRVQGKQAHDARIVAAMKVHGVTQLLTFNTDDFKRYADVTAVHPTSVAAP; from the coding sequence ATGAATTACGTTGTAGATACCAACGTTCTGCTGCGTTCGGTTCAAAGTAAACATTCCATGCAAAGGGATGCTTACATGGCCATAGCGACACTGCGCAGCCAGGGCGAAAGACTTTGTTTAACCTCACAAAACGTGATTGAGGCTTGGGCGGTGGCAACACGCCCGCTCGCCTACAACGGACTTGGCATGACAATAGAACAAGCCGCACGGCAGTTCGGCAGGATAAAACGTTTTTTTGCGATTCTCCCTGATAATCCAGCTATTCTCGCCGAGTGGGAGCGCCTCGTCGTTCACTATCGAGTGCAGGGCAAGCAGGCTCACGACGCGCGCATCGTTGCGGCGATGAAGGTTCATGGCGTGACGCAATTGCTGACGTTCAACACGGATGACTTCAAACGTTACGCAGACGTCACGGCGGTTCACCCGACGAGCGTCGCCGCGCCGTGA
- the gpmI gene encoding 2,3-bisphosphoglycerate-independent phosphoglycerate mutase has product MVSVKQTPLVLVILDGFGYSPKREGNAIALARTPHFDEWFAKYPNTLIETSGEAVGVTAGQMGNSEVGHLNIGAGRIVRMDISRIDHAIEAGAFFENTELVAAMEHVKNQGSALHLMGLVSHGGVHSWDEHIYALLRMAKERQVGRVYVHAFLDGRDTAPDSGVGYVADLIGRMQDYGVGRVASVVGRYYAMDRDQRWERIEQAYRLLRYGVGRPSHDALQAIRDSYAEGVSDEFVKPIVIVGDDEKPVATVNDGDSVIFFNFRADRAREITRAFTEEDFPFFDRGPRPGIRFTCLTQYDRTFPLPVAFGPEFHEEILADVMAAAGLKNLRIAETEKYAHVTFFFNGGVEKEYPGERRILIPSPKVATYDLQPEMSADTLTDTVVEQINSGEFDVVIMNYANPDMVGHTGNLEATIKAIETIDRDLGRVVETVQARGGAVIITADHGNAEQMIDPVSGQIFTAHTTNPVPLIVVSDYRGQLRKGGALRDIAPTMLGLLGLPQPPQMTGTDLRMDV; this is encoded by the coding sequence TTGGTTAGTGTCAAACAGACGCCGCTCGTCCTGGTGATTCTTGATGGCTTCGGGTATTCGCCGAAGCGCGAGGGCAATGCGATTGCGCTCGCGCGCACGCCGCACTTTGATGAGTGGTTTGCGAAGTATCCGAACACGCTCATTGAAACATCGGGCGAAGCCGTCGGCGTCACCGCGGGGCAGATGGGCAACAGCGAGGTTGGCCACCTCAACATCGGCGCCGGACGCATCGTCCGCATGGACATCTCGCGCATCGATCACGCCATCGAGGCCGGCGCGTTTTTCGAGAACACCGAGCTGGTCGCGGCAATGGAGCATGTCAAGAATCAAGGCTCGGCGCTCCACTTGATGGGCCTGGTGTCGCACGGCGGCGTCCATTCGTGGGACGAGCACATCTATGCCTTGCTGCGCATGGCCAAGGAGAGACAGGTCGGGCGCGTCTACGTCCACGCTTTTCTCGATGGCCGCGACACCGCGCCGGATTCGGGCGTCGGCTATGTCGCCGACTTGATCGGGCGCATGCAAGACTACGGCGTTGGGCGCGTCGCTTCGGTTGTCGGGCGTTACTACGCGATGGATCGTGACCAGCGCTGGGAGCGCATCGAGCAGGCGTATCGCTTGCTGCGTTACGGCGTGGGCCGCCCGAGCCATGATGCTTTGCAGGCGATTCGCGACTCTTACGCCGAAGGTGTCTCTGACGAGTTCGTCAAGCCAATTGTGATCGTCGGAGATGATGAAAAGCCGGTGGCGACCGTTAATGATGGCGACAGTGTGATCTTCTTCAACTTTCGCGCCGACCGGGCGCGCGAGATCACGCGGGCGTTCACCGAAGAAGACTTCCCGTTCTTTGATCGCGGCCCGCGACCGGGCATCCGCTTCACTTGCCTGACGCAGTACGACCGCACCTTCCCGCTGCCTGTCGCCTTCGGCCCCGAGTTTCATGAAGAGATACTGGCCGATGTGATGGCCGCCGCCGGCTTGAAGAACCTGCGCATCGCCGAGACGGAAAAGTACGCTCACGTCACCTTCTTCTTCAACGGCGGCGTCGAGAAAGAATATCCCGGCGAGAGGCGCATCCTGATCCCTTCGCCGAAGGTCGCGACCTATGACTTGCAGCCGGAGATGAGCGCCGACACGCTGACTGACACGGTCGTCGAGCAGATCAACAGCGGCGAATTCGACGTGGTGATTATGAACTACGCCAACCCGGATATGGTCGGGCACACCGGCAACCTCGAAGCGACGATCAAGGCTATCGAAACGATTGACCGCGACCTCGGCCGCGTCGTCGAAACGGTGCAGGCCAGAGGCGGCGCGGTGATTATTACCGCCGATCACGGAAACGCCGAGCAGATGATCGACCCGGTGAGCGGACAGATCTTCACGGCGCACACGACCAATCCCGTGCCGCTGATCGTCGTCAGCGATTATCGAGGCCAGTTACGCAAGGGCGGTGCGCTAAGAGACATTGCGCCGACCATGCTCGGCCTGCTCGGATTGCCGCAGCCGCCGCAAATGACCGGCACCGATTTGCGCATGGATGTGTAG
- a CDS encoding methyltransferase domain-containing protein, translated as MPACRVLDIGCGANKVAGAIGMDMNPRTAADVIHDLDDLPYPFADDSFDEVIGRHVIEHVQNPMAVMSELHRITRAGGTVKLLAPHWTNPDFATDLTHRNHLNSYSFRNLTDDRAVFDFYAEARFRQKVCRVTLLNLWKLTGLEYLINLDNRHPRWRFVRKFWEQYLNAVMRGKEIYFELEVVKPGVGR; from the coding sequence ATGCCCGCGTGCCGTGTGCTAGACATCGGCTGCGGCGCTAACAAAGTCGCGGGCGCTATCGGCATGGATATGAACCCGCGCACTGCCGCCGACGTGATTCACGATCTCGACGATCTGCCTTATCCGTTCGCCGACGATTCATTTGACGAAGTCATCGGCAGGCACGTTATCGAGCATGTTCAGAACCCCATGGCGGTCATGAGCGAGCTGCACCGCATCACGCGTGCCGGCGGCACGGTCAAACTGCTAGCGCCGCACTGGACGAATCCCGACTTCGCCACAGACCTGACGCATCGCAATCACCTGAACAGCTACTCGTTTCGCAACCTGACCGATGATCGCGCCGTCTTCGACTTCTACGCCGAAGCGCGCTTCAGACAAAAAGTCTGTCGCGTCACCTTACTGAATCTGTGGAAACTGACGGGCCTCGAATACCTGATCAACCTCGACAACCGCCACCCGCGCTGGCGCTTCGTGCGCAAATTCTGGGAGCAGTATCTGAACGCCGTGATGCGCGGCAAAGAAATCTATTTTGAGCTGGAAGTGGTCAAGCCGGGTGTCGGGCGTTAG
- a CDS encoding ammonia-forming cytochrome c nitrite reductase subunit c552 has product MSFRSVFLAIVIGFALIVAAFLINRQRPKVETDQPEAALVRASGKCAECHTQQQYSVVHEYEMSRHAQKGVSCLDCHQPADNQQRQDHHGFVITKQMTAGNCRSCHEGTYQEFVRSRHAAVSWAAVYGEQGLSAEQVAFAEKYQPGYAKRPPHPFVKLEGTSAMTSGCAQCHSVGRPNEDGTIGTCTACHTRHTSSVEIARLPRTCTQCHTSTLINRVYDQAEQVVTSTNEKVQNALNIVNGLKQEGALAGEPFSHPIDFIYFDLWHYDGRTSKHGAFMGGADFVQWHGNYPMLYKTVELKSMADELRRGHGKANPVGGPPPAAK; this is encoded by the coding sequence ATGTCATTCCGTTCTGTGTTCCTTGCCATCGTCATTGGATTTGCGTTGATCGTCGCCGCCTTCCTGATTAACCGCCAGCGACCGAAGGTCGAGACTGACCAGCCCGAAGCGGCGCTCGTCCGCGCCTCAGGCAAGTGCGCCGAGTGCCATACTCAGCAGCAGTATTCCGTCGTTCACGAATACGAGATGAGCCGCCACGCTCAGAAAGGCGTCAGTTGCCTGGACTGCCACCAGCCGGCAGACAACCAGCAGCGCCAGGATCATCACGGCTTCGTCATCACCAAACAGATGACCGCGGGCAACTGCCGCAGTTGTCACGAGGGCACTTATCAGGAGTTCGTTCGCAGCCGTCACGCGGCGGTCTCGTGGGCGGCGGTCTACGGCGAGCAAGGCTTGTCGGCAGAGCAGGTCGCCTTCGCCGAAAAGTATCAGCCCGGCTATGCCAAGCGCCCGCCTCACCCCTTCGTCAAGCTCGAAGGGACATCGGCGATGACCAGCGGCTGCGCTCAGTGCCACAGCGTCGGGCGACCGAACGAAGATGGCACAATTGGCACCTGCACAGCCTGTCACACACGCCATACCAGCTCGGTTGAGATCGCCCGCCTGCCGCGAACCTGCACACAGTGCCACACCAGCACGCTAATCAATCGGGTCTATGACCAGGCCGAACAGGTCGTCACCAGCACGAATGAAAAAGTGCAGAACGCGCTGAACATCGTCAACGGCTTGAAGCAGGAAGGCGCGCTCGCCGGCGAGCCGTTCTCGCACCCCATTGATTTCATCTACTTCGACCTCTGGCACTATGACGGGCGCACCTCGAAGCACGGGGCGTTCATGGGCGGCGCAGACTTCGTGCAGTGGCATGGCAATTACCCGATGCTCTACAAGACGGTCGAGCTTAAGAGCATGGCCGACGAGTTACGGAGGGGGCATGGAAAGGCTAACCCGGTGGGCGGGCCGCCACCCGCGGCTAAATGA